The following proteins come from a genomic window of Streptomyces sp. NBC_00539:
- a CDS encoding RDD family protein, which produces MSFGDPNNPYGQQQQPPQGQPGYGYPQQAPQGIPPQGVPPQGQPGYGYPQQPGQPPYGAMPPAPGTLQANNGYINVAGLGTVEVATMGRRFGARLIDGLVIGVLYSILSAIGVASAFGASKSIQDCTGLDYASSAYQSCVNDQAEAAGGIIATFFGVILVFFVATLLYEWLMIAFVGATVGKLALGLKVVKENTGQVPGIGGGFIRWIIPMVGAFLCGIGQILVYLSPFFDNSGKLQGWHDRAAGTIVVKK; this is translated from the coding sequence ATGAGCTTCGGCGACCCGAACAACCCGTACGGACAGCAGCAGCAGCCGCCGCAGGGCCAGCCCGGCTACGGTTACCCGCAGCAGGCCCCCCAGGGCATTCCGCCGCAGGGCGTCCCCCCGCAGGGCCAGCCCGGTTACGGCTACCCGCAGCAGCCGGGCCAGCCGCCCTACGGTGCGATGCCCCCGGCCCCCGGCACGCTCCAGGCGAACAACGGCTACATCAACGTGGCCGGCCTCGGCACCGTCGAGGTGGCGACGATGGGCCGCCGCTTCGGCGCCCGTCTGATCGACGGCCTGGTCATCGGTGTCCTGTACTCGATCCTCAGCGCGATCGGTGTCGCGAGCGCCTTCGGCGCGTCGAAGAGCATCCAGGACTGCACCGGCCTGGACTACGCGTCTTCCGCGTACCAGAGCTGCGTCAACGACCAGGCCGAGGCCGCCGGCGGCATCATCGCCACCTTCTTCGGCGTGATCCTCGTCTTCTTCGTCGCCACCCTGCTCTACGAATGGCTGATGATCGCGTTCGTGGGCGCGACGGTCGGCAAGCTGGCCCTGGGCCTGAAGGTCGTCAAGGAGAACACCGGCCAGGTCCCCGGCATCGGCGGCGGCTTCATCCGCTGGATCATCCCGATGGTCGGCGCGTTCCTCTGCGGCATCGGCCAGATCCTGGTCTACCTCTCCCCCTTCTTCGACAACTCCGGCAAGCTGCAGGGCTGGCACGACCGTGCCGCCGGCACGATCGTCGTGAAGAAGTAA
- the purH gene encoding bifunctional phosphoribosylaminoimidazolecarboxamide formyltransferase/IMP cyclohydrolase — protein sequence MTAVETADSSNDPTTTQRPIRRALISVYDKTGLEELARGLHEAGVALVSTGSTASKIAAAGVPVTKVEELTGFPECLDGRVKTLHPRVHAGILADLRLEDHRRQLAELGVEPFDLVVVNLYPFLATVQSGATPDECVEQIDIGGPSMVRAAAKNHPSVAVVTSPERYADVLTAARGGGFDLTARKRLAAEAFQHTAAYDVAVASWFTNGYAPEPEAVLPEFLAGAWQRKSTLRYGENPHQAAALYTDGQPGGIANAEQLHGKEMSFNNYVDTEAARRAAYDHEEPCVAIIKHANPCGIAVGADVAAAHRKAHACDPLSAFGGVIAVNRPVTVELAEQVAEIFTEVIAAPGYEDGAVEVLAKKKNIRVLKVDGTPHQPGDLKPVSGGALLQQSDLFQAEGDDPRNWTLATGEPLSAEELAELAFAWKACRAVKSNAILLAKDGASVGVGMGQVNRVDSAKLAVERAGAERAQGSYAASDAFFPFPDGLEILTAAGIKAVVQPGGSVRDELVIEAAKAAGVTMYFTGTRHFFH from the coding sequence GTGACCGCCGTAGAGACCGCAGACAGCAGCAACGACCCGACCACGACCCAGCGGCCGATCCGTCGTGCGCTGATCAGCGTCTACGACAAGACGGGACTGGAAGAGCTGGCCCGCGGCCTGCACGAGGCGGGCGTCGCGCTCGTCTCCACCGGCTCCACCGCCTCCAAGATCGCCGCGGCCGGGGTGCCCGTCACCAAGGTCGAGGAGCTGACCGGCTTCCCCGAGTGCCTGGACGGCCGGGTCAAGACCCTGCACCCCCGCGTGCACGCGGGCATCCTCGCCGACCTGCGCCTGGAGGACCACCGGCGCCAGCTGGCCGAGCTGGGCGTGGAGCCCTTCGACCTGGTCGTCGTCAACCTCTACCCCTTCCTCGCCACCGTGCAGTCCGGTGCCACGCCCGACGAGTGCGTCGAGCAGATCGACATCGGCGGCCCCTCGATGGTCCGCGCAGCCGCCAAGAACCACCCCTCGGTCGCCGTCGTGACCAGCCCCGAGCGCTACGCCGACGTCCTGACCGCAGCCCGGGGCGGCGGCTTCGACCTGACCGCCCGCAAGCGGCTCGCGGCCGAGGCCTTCCAGCACACCGCCGCCTACGACGTGGCCGTCGCCTCCTGGTTCACGAACGGCTACGCGCCCGAGCCCGAGGCCGTCCTGCCCGAGTTCCTGGCCGGTGCCTGGCAGCGCAAGTCCACCCTCCGTTACGGCGAGAACCCCCACCAGGCGGCCGCCCTCTACACGGACGGTCAGCCGGGCGGGATCGCCAACGCCGAGCAGCTGCACGGCAAGGAGATGTCCTTCAACAACTACGTGGACACCGAGGCGGCCCGCCGCGCCGCCTACGACCACGAAGAGCCCTGCGTCGCGATCATCAAGCACGCCAACCCGTGCGGGATCGCCGTCGGCGCGGACGTCGCCGCCGCCCACCGCAAGGCGCACGCCTGTGACCCGCTCTCCGCGTTCGGCGGCGTCATCGCCGTCAACCGCCCGGTGACCGTCGAGCTCGCCGAGCAGGTCGCGGAGATCTTCACCGAGGTCATCGCCGCCCCCGGCTACGAGGACGGCGCGGTCGAGGTCCTGGCCAAGAAGAAGAACATCCGCGTCTTGAAGGTCGACGGCACCCCGCACCAGCCGGGTGACCTCAAGCCCGTCTCCGGCGGCGCGCTGCTCCAGCAGAGCGACCTGTTCCAGGCTGAGGGCGACGACCCGCGGAACTGGACCCTCGCGACCGGCGAGCCCCTCTCCGCCGAGGAGCTCGCCGAGCTCGCCTTCGCCTGGAAGGCCTGCCGGGCCGTCAAGTCCAACGCGATCCTGCTGGCCAAGGACGGCGCCTCGGTCGGCGTCGGCATGGGCCAGGTCAACCGGGTCGACTCCGCGAAGCTCGCGGTCGAGCGGGCCGGCGCCGAGCGCGCGCAGGGCTCGTACGCGGCCTCCGACGCCTTCTTCCCGTTCCCGGACGGGCTGGAGATCCTGACGGCGGCCGGCATCAAGGCCGTCGTGCAGCCGGGCGGTTCGGTCCGTGACGAGCTGGTCATCGAGGCCGCGAAGGCGGCCGGCGTGACCATGTACTTCACCGGTACCCGTCACTTCTTCCACTGA
- the purN gene encoding phosphoribosylglycinamide formyltransferase yields the protein MAASRLVVLVSGSGTNLQALLDAIDAHPDGPEGFGARVVAVGADRDGIVGLERAEKAGIPTFVCPVKAYATRAEWDAALTAATAAHEPDLVVSAGFMKIVGPEFLDRFGGRFINTHPALLPAFPGAHGVRDALAYGAKFTGCTVHFVDSGVDTGPIIAQGVVEIRDGEDEAALHERIKEVERTLLVDVVGRLARHGYRIEGRKVTIQ from the coding sequence ATGGCCGCCTCTCGCCTGGTCGTGCTGGTCTCCGGTTCCGGCACCAACCTCCAGGCCCTGCTCGACGCCATCGACGCCCACCCCGACGGCCCCGAGGGCTTCGGCGCCCGGGTCGTCGCCGTCGGCGCCGACCGCGACGGCATCGTCGGCCTGGAGCGCGCGGAAAAGGCGGGGATCCCGACCTTCGTGTGCCCGGTCAAGGCGTACGCCACCCGCGCGGAGTGGGACGCCGCACTCACCGCGGCCACCGCCGCCCACGAGCCGGACCTGGTGGTCTCCGCCGGGTTCATGAAGATCGTCGGGCCGGAGTTCCTGGACCGCTTCGGCGGCCGGTTCATCAACACCCACCCCGCCCTGCTGCCCGCCTTCCCGGGCGCGCACGGCGTCCGCGACGCCCTCGCCTACGGCGCCAAGTTCACCGGCTGCACCGTCCATTTCGTGGACAGCGGCGTGGACACCGGCCCCATCATCGCCCAGGGTGTCGTCGAGATCCGGGACGGGGAAGACGAAGCCGCTCTCCATGAGCGCATCAAGGAAGTCGAGCGCACGCTGCTCGTCGACGTCGTGGGGCGCCTGGCCCGGCACGGCTACCGCATTGAGGGACGAAAGGTAACAATCCAGTGA
- a CDS encoding cell division protein PerM yields MTQVTERGTSLPAAPPASVRRRSPAAAACVLGGAVAAGLGLGFLAVLVIVLWISSPYPDSGPGGALHLAAGLWLLAHGTELVRYETLSGVPAPVGVTPLLLVALPVLLMRRAARLGSASGDGRADGPGDDEVLPAGVVFSAVTCGYLGVGALATVYASVGPMPADPLSAAWHVPLVAVLAAASGVWAARGRPLGEFPRWVPGWAAGGVRRAIARPRYELALRSGAAGALVLVGGGVLLVGASLVWHGAEVRGSFLGLTGVWSGRFAVLLLAVTLVPNAMVWGAAYGLGPGFALGAGATATPFGSVGSHAALPRFPLLAALPGAGAGTPLTWAAFAVPVVAGLAVGWFAVRRAREVSYGETAWTAVLGAVVCGVLMAGLAAVAAGPLGSRELVRFGPVWWQVGGAAVGWAVVLAVPVAVAVHGWRVRPVRGAGAVEVADEWHDPGVRELRWAALREAAVPMVAPAVESVGVAEPPAVAAVEGEGGGSPAAVAAADGDVPSGAVAAADGDAPSGAVAAVPVAAELVPGVSGARVLSRRPAV; encoded by the coding sequence GTGACCCAAGTGACCGAACGCGGTACCTCGTTGCCGGCGGCCCCGCCGGCCTCCGTGCGGCGCCGCTCGCCGGCGGCCGCCGCGTGTGTGCTGGGCGGCGCCGTGGCCGCAGGACTGGGGCTCGGCTTCCTGGCCGTGCTCGTGATCGTGCTGTGGATCAGCTCCCCCTATCCGGACAGCGGCCCCGGCGGCGCGCTGCACCTCGCGGCCGGGCTGTGGCTGCTCGCCCACGGGACCGAACTCGTGCGCTACGAAACCCTGTCGGGGGTGCCCGCACCCGTCGGGGTGACGCCGTTGCTGCTGGTGGCCCTGCCGGTGCTGCTGATGCGGCGGGCCGCGCGGCTGGGCAGCGCCTCGGGCGACGGCCGGGCGGACGGCCCGGGCGACGACGAGGTGCTGCCGGCCGGTGTCGTGTTCTCGGCGGTGACCTGCGGCTACCTCGGCGTCGGGGCGCTGGCGACGGTCTACGCCTCGGTCGGTCCCATGCCGGCCGACCCGCTGAGCGCGGCGTGGCACGTGCCGCTGGTGGCCGTACTGGCCGCAGCGAGCGGGGTGTGGGCGGCGCGGGGGAGGCCGCTGGGCGAGTTCCCGCGGTGGGTGCCGGGCTGGGCGGCGGGGGGCGTACGGAGGGCCATCGCGCGCCCCCGTTACGAGCTGGCGCTGCGCTCGGGTGCGGCGGGGGCCCTGGTGCTGGTGGGCGGTGGCGTGCTGCTGGTCGGGGCGTCGCTGGTGTGGCACGGGGCGGAGGTGCGGGGGTCGTTCCTGGGGCTGACCGGGGTGTGGTCGGGGCGGTTCGCGGTGTTGCTGCTGGCGGTGACGCTGGTCCCGAACGCGATGGTGTGGGGCGCGGCCTACGGCCTGGGGCCGGGCTTCGCGCTGGGTGCGGGGGCGACGGCGACACCGTTCGGCTCTGTGGGATCGCATGCGGCGCTGCCGAGGTTCCCGCTGCTGGCGGCGCTGCCGGGGGCGGGGGCGGGGACGCCGCTGACGTGGGCGGCGTTCGCCGTGCCGGTCGTGGCGGGGCTGGCGGTGGGGTGGTTCGCGGTGCGGCGGGCGCGGGAGGTCTCGTACGGGGAGACCGCGTGGACGGCGGTGCTGGGGGCGGTGGTGTGCGGGGTGCTGATGGCGGGGCTCGCGGCGGTGGCGGCGGGGCCGCTGGGATCGCGGGAGCTGGTGCGGTTCGGGCCGGTGTGGTGGCAGGTGGGGGGAGCGGCGGTGGGGTGGGCGGTGGTGCTGGCCGTGCCGGTGGCCGTGGCGGTGCACGGGTGGCGGGTGCGGCCGGTGAGGGGGGCGGGGGCGGTGGAAGTGGCGGACGAGTGGCACGACCCGGGTGTGCGGGAGCTGAGGTGGGCGGCGTTGCGGGAGGCGGCCGTGCCGATGGTCGCCCCGGCGGTGGAGTCGGTGGGGGTTGCCGAGCCGCCGGCGGTGGCGGCGGTTGAGGGGGAGGGTGGTGGGTCGCCTGCGGCGGTGGCGGCCGCGGATGGTGACGTACCGTCGGGGGCGGTGGCGGCCGCGGATGGTGACGCGCCGTCGGGGGCGGTGGCGGCCGTGCCGGTTGCGGCGGAGTTGGTGCCGGGGGTGTCCGGGGCGCGGGTGCTGTCGCGGCGGCCGGCGGTCTGA
- a CDS encoding helix-turn-helix domain-containing protein, with protein MTQGVGTTSASGEADLPSPQERRRLRESAELTHGEVAAAVGVSPATVRSWENGRTQPRGRKRKAYARFLTRLAASADPAEPAAPAPAAGPPDTATPRAQTSATRAPAADAPAAHAPDTPKGSGPGAVRVSPAPARPVGSRKRPKVAAKRAPKPPAGSSRHDGKTPGKAAGSNHIPLPPEPPEPRPEPQPRPPAPQAPTNPAPAPGSDTPTATAEPDATAEPTATPESDAVAEPEAPVDSGPLTPAQVYDALYAYAAPALVRQAYLLTGRRSLALEAVEKAFLQAWARWPEVATDPDPVGWVRAASYEYALSPWHRFRRAFRHPDKAPAEAADRITMDALLALPTAYRRAVLLYDGVGLDLPDTAAEIEASTPTAGLRLLNAHAALVARIPELAALPPAQRSARLRERMGSVRPAVSLEPRPAAAVRTSCERRSRALSRAALGLTAVIAVATAYTATTAPTQYIPPLAPGSSVSGVPPLSGPQRFTEQSKELHDRLRSEPAAGPARLAPKSE; from the coding sequence ATGACACAAGGCGTCGGAACGACCTCCGCCTCAGGAGAGGCCGACCTGCCCTCCCCCCAGGAACGCCGAAGGCTGCGCGAATCCGCGGAACTGACGCACGGTGAGGTGGCGGCGGCCGTCGGGGTCAGCCCTGCCACGGTCCGCTCGTGGGAGAACGGGCGGACGCAGCCGCGGGGCCGGAAACGAAAGGCCTACGCCCGTTTCCTCACCCGCCTCGCGGCGTCCGCCGACCCCGCCGAACCCGCAGCCCCGGCCCCGGCCGCCGGGCCTCCCGACACCGCAACCCCCCGAGCCCAGACCTCGGCCACCCGGGCCCCGGCCGCCGACGCCCCCGCGGCCCACGCCCCCGACACCCCGAAGGGTTCCGGCCCCGGCGCCGTACGGGTCTCCCCGGCCCCGGCGCGGCCCGTCGGCTCCCGCAAACGGCCCAAGGTGGCGGCCAAGCGGGCCCCGAAGCCGCCGGCCGGCTCCTCGCGCCACGACGGCAAGACGCCCGGCAAGGCCGCCGGGAGCAACCACATCCCGCTCCCCCCGGAGCCCCCGGAGCCGCGGCCCGAGCCCCAGCCCCGGCCGCCCGCACCGCAGGCCCCCACCAACCCCGCTCCCGCCCCCGGGTCAGACACGCCCACCGCCACGGCAGAGCCCGACGCCACGGCAGAGCCCACCGCCACGCCAGAGTCCGATGCCGTTGCCGAGCCCGAAGCCCCCGTCGACAGCGGCCCCCTGACCCCCGCCCAGGTGTACGACGCCCTGTACGCCTACGCCGCCCCGGCCCTCGTCCGCCAGGCGTACCTGCTCACCGGCCGCCGCTCCCTCGCCCTGGAGGCCGTCGAAAAGGCGTTCCTCCAGGCCTGGGCGCGCTGGCCGGAGGTCGCCACCGACCCCGATCCGGTGGGGTGGGTGCGCGCGGCCTCGTACGAGTACGCCCTCTCCCCCTGGCACCGGTTCCGACGGGCCTTCCGCCACCCCGACAAGGCCCCGGCCGAAGCCGCCGACCGGATCACGATGGACGCCCTGCTCGCGCTGCCGACCGCGTACCGCCGCGCCGTCCTGCTCTACGACGGCGTCGGCCTCGACCTCCCCGACACGGCCGCCGAGATCGAGGCGTCGACGCCCACGGCGGGCCTGCGCCTGCTGAACGCGCACGCCGCACTGGTCGCCCGGATCCCCGAGCTGGCCGCCCTGCCGCCCGCGCAGCGGTCCGCCCGGCTGCGCGAACGCATGGGTTCGGTCCGCCCGGCCGTCTCCCTCGAACCGCGCCCGGCAGCCGCCGTACGCACCTCCTGCGAGCGCCGCTCGCGCGCGCTGAGCCGGGCGGCGCTCGGGCTGACGGCGGTGATCGCGGTGGCGACGGCGTACACGGCGACCACGGCTCCGACCCAGTACATCCCGCCGCTCGCACCGGGTTCGAGCGTCTCCGGGGTCCCCCCGCTCAGCGGGCCCCAGCGGTTCACCGAGCAGAGCAAGGAGCTGCACGACAGGCTCCGCTCCGAGCCGGCGGCCGGACCGGCCCGCCTCGCTCCGAAGTCCGAGTGA
- the sucD gene encoding succinate--CoA ligase subunit alpha has translation MAIFLNKDSKVIVQGMTGATGMKHTKLMLADGTNIVGGVNPRKAGTTVDFDGTEVPVFGSVAEAMEKTGANVSVLFVPPAFAKAAVVEAIDAEIPLAVVITEGIAVHDSAALWAYATAKGNKTRIIGPNCPGLITPGQSNAGIIPGDITKPGRIGLVSKSGTLTYQMMYELRDIGFSSAVGIGGDPVIGTTHIDALAAFEADPETDLIVMIGEIGGDAEERAADFIAKNVSKPVVGYVAGFTAPEGKTMGHAGAIVSGSSGTAQAKKEALEAAGVKVGKTPTETAKLAREILNAAQ, from the coding sequence ATGGCTATCTTCCTCAACAAGGACAGCAAGGTCATCGTCCAGGGCATGACCGGTGCCACGGGCATGAAGCACACCAAGCTGATGCTGGCTGACGGCACCAACATCGTCGGCGGCGTGAACCCGCGCAAGGCCGGCACCACCGTCGACTTCGACGGCACCGAGGTCCCGGTCTTCGGCTCGGTCGCCGAGGCGATGGAGAAGACGGGCGCCAACGTCTCCGTCCTCTTCGTCCCGCCGGCCTTCGCCAAGGCCGCCGTCGTCGAGGCCATCGACGCCGAGATCCCGCTGGCCGTCGTCATCACCGAGGGCATCGCGGTGCACGACTCCGCCGCCTTGTGGGCGTACGCGACCGCCAAGGGCAACAAGACCCGGATCATCGGCCCGAACTGCCCGGGTCTGATCACCCCCGGCCAGTCCAACGCCGGCATCATCCCGGGCGACATCACCAAGCCCGGCCGCATCGGTCTCGTGTCGAAGTCCGGCACGCTGACCTACCAGATGATGTACGAGCTCCGTGACATCGGCTTCTCCTCCGCCGTCGGCATCGGTGGCGACCCGGTCATCGGCACCACGCACATCGACGCCCTCGCGGCGTTCGAGGCGGACCCCGAGACCGACCTCATCGTCATGATCGGCGAGATCGGCGGCGACGCCGAGGAGCGTGCGGCGGACTTCATCGCGAAGAACGTCAGCAAGCCGGTCGTCGGCTACGTCGCGGGCTTCACCGCCCCCGAGGGCAAGACCATGGGTCACGCGGGCGCCATCGTCTCCGGTTCTTCCGGCACCGCACAGGCCAAGAAGGAGGCCCTCGAGGCCGCGGGCGTCAAGGTCGGCAAGACGCCGACCGAGACGGCCAAGCTGGCGCGCGAGATCCTGAACGCCGCTCAGTAA
- the sucC gene encoding ADP-forming succinate--CoA ligase subunit beta: protein MDLFEYQARDLFAKHGVPVLAGEVIDTPEAAREATERLGGKSVVKAQVKVGGRGKAGGVKLAATPDEAVARATDILGMDIKGHTVHKVMIAETAPEILEEYYVSYLLDRTNRTFLAMASVQGGMDIEEVAEKTPEALAKVPVNANEGVTIEKAREIVALAKFPAEVAEKVAEVLVTLWQTFIAEDALLVEVNPLAKVANGDVIALDGKVSLDENAEFRQPGHEEFVDHAAANPLEAAAKAKNLNYVKLDGEVGIIGNGAGLVMSTLDVVAYAGENHGGVKPANFLDIGGGASAAVMANGLEIILGDPDVKSVFVNVFGGITACDEVANGIVQALALLEEKGEAVTKPLVVRLDGNNAELGRKILSDANHPLVQRVDTMDGAADKAAELAAAK, encoded by the coding sequence GTGGACCTGTTCGAGTACCAGGCGAGGGACCTCTTCGCCAAGCACGGTGTACCGGTGCTGGCCGGTGAAGTGATCGACACGCCTGAGGCGGCTCGCGAGGCCACCGAGCGGCTGGGCGGCAAGTCGGTCGTCAAGGCGCAGGTGAAGGTCGGTGGCCGAGGCAAGGCCGGCGGCGTCAAGCTCGCCGCCACCCCGGACGAGGCCGTCGCCCGGGCGACGGACATCCTCGGCATGGACATCAAGGGCCACACGGTCCACAAGGTGATGATCGCCGAGACCGCTCCCGAGATCCTCGAGGAGTACTACGTCTCGTACCTCCTCGACCGCACCAACCGCACCTTCCTGGCCATGGCCTCGGTGCAGGGCGGCATGGACATCGAGGAGGTCGCGGAGAAGACCCCCGAGGCCCTCGCGAAGGTGCCGGTCAACGCCAACGAGGGCGTGACCATCGAGAAGGCCCGCGAGATCGTCGCGCTCGCGAAGTTCCCGGCCGAGGTCGCCGAGAAGGTCGCCGAGGTCCTCGTGACCCTGTGGCAGACCTTCATCGCCGAGGACGCGCTCCTCGTCGAGGTCAACCCGCTCGCGAAGGTCGCCAACGGCGACGTCATCGCGCTCGACGGCAAGGTCTCGCTCGACGAGAACGCCGAGTTCCGCCAGCCGGGTCACGAGGAGTTCGTGGACCACGCGGCCGCGAACCCGCTCGAGGCCGCCGCCAAGGCGAAGAACCTCAACTACGTCAAGCTCGACGGTGAGGTCGGCATCATCGGCAACGGCGCGGGTCTCGTCATGAGCACCCTCGACGTCGTCGCCTACGCCGGTGAGAACCACGGCGGCGTCAAGCCCGCCAACTTCCTGGACATCGGCGGTGGCGCCTCCGCCGCCGTCATGGCCAACGGCCTTGAGATCATCCTCGGCGACCCGGACGTCAAGTCCGTCTTCGTCAACGTCTTCGGTGGCATCACCGCCTGTGACGAGGTCGCCAACGGCATCGTCCAGGCGCTGGCACTGCTGGAGGAGAAGGGCGAGGCGGTCACCAAGCCGCTCGTCGTCCGTCTCGACGGCAACAACGCCGAGCTGGGTCGCAAGATCCTCTCGGACGCCAACCACCCGCTGGTGCAGCGCGTGGACACCATGGACGGCGCGGCCGACAAGGCCGCCGAGCTCGCGGCTGCGAAGTAA
- a CDS encoding VWA domain-containing protein: METGTGRPTDAGERLRRWRMVLGGGEGEGTGCSLSGRDAEMDAALTALYGQSGGGSRKRTGERSAGLGGSAPQVARWLGDIRTYFPGSVVQVMQRDAIERLGLSSLLLEPEMLEAVEPDVHLVGTLLSLNKAMPETTRETARTVVAKVVRQLEERLATRTRATLTGALDRSARISRPRHRDIDWDRTIRANLKNYLPEYRTVVPERLVGYGRAAQSMKKEVILCIDQSGSMAASVVYASVFGAVLASMRTIATWLVVFDTAVVDLTDQLDDPVDVLFGTQLGGGTDINRALAYCQSRITRPADTVVVLISDLYEGGIRDGMLKRVAAMKAAGVEFVTLLALSDEGAPAYDREHAAALAALGAPAFACTPDLFPDVMAAALEKRPLPVP; this comes from the coding sequence ATGGAGACCGGTACGGGACGGCCGACGGACGCGGGCGAGCGGCTGCGGCGGTGGCGGATGGTGCTCGGGGGAGGCGAGGGCGAGGGCACCGGCTGCTCGCTCTCCGGCCGCGACGCGGAGATGGACGCCGCGCTCACGGCGCTGTACGGCCAGAGCGGCGGCGGCTCCCGCAAGAGGACGGGGGAGCGGTCGGCCGGGCTCGGCGGGTCCGCGCCGCAGGTGGCCCGCTGGCTCGGGGACATCAGGACGTATTTCCCCGGCTCCGTGGTGCAGGTCATGCAGCGGGACGCCATCGAGCGGCTCGGCCTGTCCTCCCTGCTGCTGGAGCCGGAGATGCTGGAGGCGGTGGAACCGGACGTCCACCTCGTCGGCACCCTGCTCTCCCTCAACAAGGCCATGCCGGAGACGACCCGCGAGACCGCCCGCACGGTGGTCGCCAAGGTGGTCCGGCAGCTGGAGGAGCGCCTCGCGACCCGTACCCGCGCCACCCTCACCGGAGCCCTCGACCGCTCCGCCCGCATCAGCCGCCCCCGTCACCGGGACATCGACTGGGACCGGACGATCCGCGCCAACCTCAAGAACTACCTCCCCGAGTACCGCACCGTCGTCCCGGAACGGCTGGTCGGATACGGCCGGGCGGCGCAGTCCATGAAGAAGGAGGTCATCCTCTGCATCGACCAGTCGGGTTCGATGGCGGCCTCCGTCGTCTACGCCTCGGTCTTCGGGGCGGTGCTCGCCTCGATGCGGACGATCGCCACCTGGCTGGTGGTGTTCGACACCGCCGTCGTGGACCTCACGGACCAGCTCGACGATCCCGTCGACGTGCTCTTCGGCACCCAGCTCGGCGGCGGCACCGACATCAACCGGGCCCTCGCCTACTGCCAGTCCAGGATCACCCGGCCGGCCGACACCGTCGTGGTCCTGATCAGTGATCTCTACGAGGGCGGGATACGCGACGGGATGCTCAAGCGGGTCGCCGCGATGAAGGCCGCCGGGGTGGAGTTCGTGACCCTGCTCGCCCTGTCCGACGAAGGCGCCCCGGCCTACGACCGCGAGCACGCGGCGGCTCTGGCCGCACTCGGCGCACCCGCCTTCGCCTGCACCCCCGACCTCTTCCCCGACGTGATGGCCGCCGCCCTGGAGAAGCGGCCGCTGCCCGTCCCGTGA